The Teredinibacter sp. KSP-S5-2 genomic interval CGCGAATGTCAGTATCGCACAAGGCTTCCTGCAAATGCCTGAAATGCGTGAGGTGCCGGAGTACGAAAAGGACACCATGCTATTGGATATGGACATTCCACCTGTTCGTGATCGAAACCCTGATCCAGAAGGTGGCCCTCGATTGAATGTCAAAGAGTTTCGCGTGCAAGGCTTAGTGGAGTTCCCAAAGATGGGAATTACCCGAGAGGCGTTGATCAAGCGAGTCGAAAGCATTCGTTTTGATATGATGAAAGAGGGCGAATTGGGCAAGTGGGGCTACTCAGAACAAGAAATTTCTGAGATAGCAGACCTGTTAGCGGACATTGAAAAAGAAACCCAGGATAGTCATGTCGATAATACCGATTTGCAACGTTTAGTCTTCTTAGTTCGCGATCAGCGACGACGACGAGGCATTACGCTCGGTATGATTGAAAGCGTCGCGGATGTCATCACACGATTTTATCGAGAAAACGGTTTTATTTTGGCTAAGGCGTTTATCCCTGAACAGGAAGTCAGAGATGGTGTGGTTACCCTTACCTTGCTACTTGGCAAGCTTGGCGAAGTTGAGGTGTTGAATAACAAACGTGTTTCCGAAAAATTGATTGTTCGAGCGTTTAACCCACAAATAGAAAACCCGGTGACCAGTAAACGGATGGAAGAGTCGCTGTATCTAGTGAGTGATATTCCGGGATTAACCGTTCAAAGTTTATTAGTACCTGGGTCGCAAGTGGGGGACACCAAGCTTCAAGTGAGTTCAATGGGCGAGGAGTGGTACAGCGGCAACATTCGGTTTGATAATCATGGTTCACAAAACACCAGTGAAAATCGCGCTTATGCCGACTTTTATTTGCATAACCCGTTGGGCTGGGGGGATGAACTGTATTTGGCGGTGTTGAATTCATTTAGCCCGGATAACAGTACCTATGGCGCGTTTCGCTATAACTCAATGTGGGGCATGCCTCGATTACGCACTAGCATTGGTTTCTCCACCAATGACTTCGTTTCTCGTGATGTCAGAAATTCCGGTGAACGATTCTTTACCGGTAAATCCGAAGTGGCAGATGTGTCCCTTAAATACCTGATGAAGCGCTCTAGAATAAAAAACTATTCGGTCGAAGTGCGATATATGGACATCGACACCACACTGGACACCTCGGCAACCATTACCGATGAAAAAGCCAAAAAAACCTCACTCGGGTTTAATTTTGATTTGCTCAGCGAAAAACGTCGTCAAGTGTATATCGGCAATGTGTCATTACACCGTTCAGATACCTACGAAAGCGGTGGGTTTGATGGGACGGTCAACGAAACCGAAAATTACCTAACATTTGATTTTAATATGTTGGCGTTCATGAACTTTCCGTTTACCGAAAAGCAAACGCGCTGGCTGATTAAAACCTCCGGGCAATACGCAGGTGAAGCCTTGAGTAACCTGAATCAAATCAACTTGACTGGACCGGCTAGAACGCGTGCCTTTGGTGTCAATGGCCTACAAACCGATGACGGTCTGTTTTTGGGTGTGGACTGGATTTTTGGCTTTCCGAGTTTTGGTAATGCCAAACTGTTCGGTGAATCTATTGGCCATATTATTCAACCCTATGTGTTTATCG includes:
- a CDS encoding ShlB/FhaC/HecB family hemolysin secretion/activation protein, encoding MNKGSLKNGALLLAGFFWFYANVSIAQGFLQMPEMREVPEYEKDTMLLDMDIPPVRDRNPDPEGGPRLNVKEFRVQGLVEFPKMGITREALIKRVESIRFDMMKEGELGKWGYSEQEISEIADLLADIEKETQDSHVDNTDLQRLVFLVRDQRRRRGITLGMIESVADVITRFYRENGFILAKAFIPEQEVRDGVVTLTLLLGKLGEVEVLNNKRVSEKLIVRAFNPQIENPVTSKRMEESLYLVSDIPGLTVQSLLVPGSQVGDTKLQVSSMGEEWYSGNIRFDNHGSQNTSENRAYADFYLHNPLGWGDELYLAVLNSFSPDNSTYGAFRYNSMWGMPRLRTSIGFSTNDFVSRDVRNSGERFFTGKSEVADVSLKYLMKRSRIKNYSVEVRYMDIDTTLDTSATITDEKAKKTSLGFNFDLLSEKRRQVYIGNVSLHRSDTYESGGFDGTVNETENYLTFDFNMLAFMNFPFTEKQTRWLIKTSGQYAGEALSNLNQINLTGPARTRAFGVNGLQTDDGLFLGVDWIFGFPSFGNAKLFGESIGHIIQPYVFIDGAYGEIHPLIEGDEKITGELANAGVGLKLQHRHFSANFTAASVIRDNVKDLQNNTPTSEVYAELSFHF